GGTTATTTCCAAATTGTGGCAATCTTTTGTGTGATGTCAGGGGCTGGtgtgaggagggggggggggggggtagaaggAAGGTAGAATTCCAAGTTCAAGGAGCACTACAACATTGGCACATGAATGATTCTGAAATGTGCAATTTGTGGCTTTTCATTGTTATAGTTTTTCTTGTCAACTatctagacaaaataaaaaaatgaaacagtAGAAGATGATTGATTAATGTACAGAAAATTTATGTTGGTTACAAATTTCAGATTGGAATTACAGTACTTCAAATgaatttacccccccccccctttgagtTTAACAGGTGATTTCAACAATGTCACAGCTTGTTGGCTCTTTTAACAGCCTttattgatcaattatttgagttacattttgtttgcaacGTTTCCTTTAACTTGAATCGCTTTCATGACTCAAGATGACTCACTCCTTGTacggtgtaaaaaaaaatattgaaagaaaacgaagagaaaaaaaacctgctcaATATCAGACCATCAGACGGTCCGGTACTTAAATCATTTCGCTTGTTATTGTGTTTCTTAAAGGCTGATGTTTGTCAAAAACGATCACGAACAAGAAACTTCTTCAGTTTATTATTGTAAGCTCAACAattatagagcaaggaccagacaATGGCAAACAATCAATTGTTAATGTTTGTAATTGCTTATAATGGTTAAGTTTTGataattaacagaaacaaaattctaCCTAGGATTAATTTTtaataaagattttttttttacaaattccaCATTACAGGTTATGCTAACTGTGTTCTGAATTGAGTCACTGTATTTGGGAATCAATAAATGTTATACACCatgtcaggcctgtatgcttcgtttttgaaagggcaagggcaccaaggcattttcttcttcataaagggcaccctatgatgaaattgcaaatttgtactggaacatttcgagggcaccaaggcaatgaccaggggacacagaggcaatcgcctttgttgcctctgtgaaatatcaggcctgccaTGTGCTACATCAAGTCAACACATCCTACCAAAAGCCAACCCAGCTCCTACACTACTGCATTGCTACTGCAAGAACTCTCAAGCTCTCTGCTTTGAGGACAAAGCaactacctacatgtacacatgcacATGTTCATATGCCTGTATATTTCTGTAGGCACTCATGCATCTATAATGCAAACTCCATAGGGGTTCAGTCCTCTGCCTATATTTGGACAATTTCTGGCAGTGGATCAGGTTTCATGCAATCAGATGCTCTGTATGGGACTTATTCAGTTACATTTGCAGCACACCCTAGACATGCTCAGATCTAATCAGCGTTTAAAGGGCGAGTGCAGCCGAACAAATGGGAAACCTTCTGAGtggactgtgcaagtcttgtgcaaatttaaatattGGACCCTGTTAAAATGCGCATCTTTGTTTTACTCACACGTTAGAGCAATTATATTATGGAACCATAAGTGAGAATGGAACGtgaatgctttaaaaaaaaatgtcattaagCAACTAAACAGCATATAGAGCTCAATAgccaagggcccaattttataaagcctgtaagcacaaacaaaacttgctaagcacagaaaattaGCAGAAACAGTCTACCTGCCAAAAAAACATAaagtttgcatttttgtggctggtgcccaacttaacttttgcttagcaaaacaatttgtcAAGCTGTATTATTAAGAAATTTTGcccatttttttctcttttaaaacttacattCCCAATAGCATACAGTCGGCTAACACTGTAACAGTATTAAACAAGATCGGTGGGTCTGGCAAAGtacctctttaaaggcagtggacactattggtaattactcaaaataattattagcataaaacattatttggtaatgagtaatggggagctgttgatggtaccaaacattgtgagaaacggctccctctgaagtaacagctttcgagaaagaagtaattttatactaatttgattttgagacctcagttttagaatttgaggtctcgaaatcaagcatctaaaagcacacaacttcatattacaagggtgttttttcattcattattatttcgcaacttcgacgacgattacaaggtttttttttctttcattattatttcgcaacttcaacgaccaattgagctcaaattgtcacaggtttgttattttatgtatatgttgagatacactaagtgagaagactggtctttgacaattaccaatagtgtccactgtctttaaaacaacgTTAATATATtggaggacagcaaaacaaagaaacacgaagcagaaatgagatttgggacttcagaatgtactctttataagcaggACCACATTGAATGAAACAGTGCTCGACTTTATAACGAGAGTTACTGTAAATTAAACATGAAACAAACTCCCAAACCAATGATCTCTGGATGGAGCCAAGGGGCCAAGCTTGGACAGAAGAGGACTTGTCTCTTAGTGTTATGAGGAATTCATGAGTTCAAGGGAGTCCGTGCAGGGTCCCCCTGCCATCAAGTTTAACTTTTAGTCATCAGTACTATTGTCTCCATTTGTCATTCTAGATCTGTTCATGAGTGTCTTGGGATCTGTGAACAGTTTGCCCCAGGGGTCACTTATCAGTCCATTTCATCTATCCAGTATTCCTGTATAATATTCAGTCCTGTGTGTTTTATGCAGAGATATGAAATGAGATTGTATTGCTGGATGGTGTGTTTATGATGAGCCTGGAAAAATAACATTGTCTCTCGCTGGGTTCAATGTCATAAAGGTTGTATACATAGAGAAAACATGTGCAGGGAACCAGTGATGGGAAATGTGCATTAAGTAAGTAACCAGTAAGTTCACTGAGAGGTTGTCTTCAGCTGACGCCTTCTTAGGAAACTCTGATGGTCGTCTTCCATGCATCCCGGTCCAGCATCAGCGTCCTATTACTAACCTCAGTTGTTTCTTTGTGTGTTGCATTCATGGGATTTTTGTCGGTATACTTTCTTTACTAGCAAGTTTGTTGTGTGCATTGCAAACTGTGCTAAGCAGTTACAACAAAATGAATGCTGGGCATTTTGCTTTGcttaaaaagtttgttgtgtGCATTGCAAACTGTGCTTAGCAGTTACAAGAAACCGACCCCTAGCATTTTGCTTTGCTTAGTTGTGTGCACTGCAAACTGTGCTTAGTACTAGCAGTTCTAAGGAAACCAACCCCTGGGTATTCTACTCGGTCATGCTTTTCAACATCAGAGATGTTGGTTGGACAGTCACTAGTGAGGTTATGCCGTACACTAGGTTCTTTTTGCCTACTCATACAACGGATACAAAATGCGAGTCTTCTGTAAGAAACATGAGGTGACTTTCACACTCGTCAGTCTCATCTCTCTGTGCTAAAATAGATTGCAATATATACGTGTTTGAGtcataaaaattacaataaaaccaaaacaaaaaacatgtccagAGACATAGAGTGACTTCCCCCAACCTTGAGATTTGTAGAGAGGTGCTCACAGTAATTGTCACTTTACAACAACCGCTACAATCAACTTAGCATCAAATTTCATTTAGAGTTGCTTAACAAACCAAATTAGAGAGTAGTTTTACATCTTTAATTGGCCGTCAATGGTTGAGGTCAGGTATTGGACAATGACCACAAAGGAACAGTCTCTCCAGTATTATTCCGAATGGGTTTCATGGAAGAAACTAACAGTGGAGGTGACTCCCTAGCTGCTGAAGATTTGAAGCCACTTTATAAAGGAACAGTCGACAGATGATATTTTGACACTAATAACGGAACTATTGCCTCCAGCAGCTTTCAGAGGAGCAACTGATACATGTTGTGTATCATTTTGCtttgctatacaagggaaatcgttcgcTTGACTTATAATGACACTTTCACATGATAGCTGTAGCCATTTTAACATCACATCACTTGCACCGACTTGACAACTTCTATTTCTGTATAACGCTGCTTAACACTttcctttgtacttttgatgtATCTTTGACTTGGCCATCCTACTACTAACTAGTActttttattatattaataaCGAGTTGAAGGTTTTTCAACAATAGAGGGCTCACTACTATTACAGAGTTCAGAAATTTGTTCAACGCAAATACTTCTGTATGACAATACTATGACTTGTCATTGGGTATTGGAACCACTTCATTGTGGCTTGAACAAAAGAAACCTTCTTTGCTACAAAATAACACAAGACTGAAAACgaaattacatgtatgtatctttttttcaataacattttgaaaagaaaacacacaGTGAAACTCTTTATCTGGGTGAACTGATGTGATTGAGCGCCACTAGTTTCAGAGTCAAAAGGTGAACATAAAACCCAACCAACCACAATTGACTCTTTGTGACGATTTCTGTAAAAAGGATCTCTACTTGGgatattggaatttttttttaaatacaaagcAGGGTTCATTTAAAGGGCAGCTTCATTACTGAAATTCAAAAGTGTCAGAAGTTGATTTTTGGAGTGAAATCTTTATAATTTAAAGGCGGGACAGTTGTCACCTTCGGGCCTTGAACTTTGGTCTTGAAGGGGtgcagcaatttccctctggtaagaGGTACTTTAAGAGAGAAATATAATGTATTATATTacactttgcaaagggcaacaAAGCAAAAGCAAAGGGCAACAAAGCAAAAGTAAAGGGCAACAAagcaaaagcaaagggcaccacaggaATTGCCAAGGGTGCTTTGGGTTAATTTGAGGCTTGCACGATCATAGCGAACCTGCGGCTGAACATGTAATTATGAACTATAAATAttacagggatgtgataggctgtagacaaaaaaaaaaacataacataacttaactaacttaaatgcatttataaagtgcTTTAACACCGTTTCAAAGCACTATACAGCAAAGAAAACATTACAATGGAGGGCaaaaaacatgagcaaaaatagcaatatggtttaaaaatacataaatacgATATggtttaaaaatacacaacagttaaagacatcggacactattggtaatcgtcgaaagactagtcttcacagttggtgtatctcaacatattcataaaataaccaacctgtgaaaatttcagctcaatcggtcgtcgaagttgcgagatattaatgaaagaaaaaacacactttttgcaccatggtcacacgaagttgtgtgctttcagatgcttgatttcgagacctcaaattcttaatctgaagtctcgaaatcaaattcgttgaaaattacttctttcttgaaaactgcgtcacttgaGAGGTAgctgtatctcacaatgttttatactatcaacctctcccaattactcgtaatcaagaaaggttttatgatgagattattttgagtaattacagatagtgtccactgccttaaaaaaagAAGCAGAAATTTAGTAAATTTTTACTGCTTACTAATATTTATCATTGGTTTTAAATGCCCTACTCTGCAAGCTGGGACCTTCCAATGGTTTATATCttcatgtttttattaatttgaaaaacacCCTCGATTTCCTGTTTAAAATGGAGAAATCACACAGGCAGCGCGAACATGCGTGCAGTAACTGGGTGAGCTCTAATAAGTCATAACTTGGATGTGTAAATGGAATGGTAATGCACTTGTGTGAGCGCTGCATGTTTTCAGTTTGCTCTTTAAtatgtaaatttttctttgacCATCAATTTGATTTTTTACGCTTCATTCTGACAGTTTGTTAGCCAAGGAATCACTGCAGGAGAGTGAACAGTGGTTTTGTACAGGATTTCCTTCAAGAGCCAATATAAATGCACCAAATGTTGCAATGGGAGTGTATCAGAAGCTTCACAAGCTGTTGTTCATTTGTCGTTTCTGTTCCCTCAGAATGTCGATCTCGAGTCGCAATTTCTCCGTTTCCAACCACAGTTTATCTTTCTCCAATTGTAGAATGTCCATTCTCAAGTCCGCCTCGCGTTGTGATTGGACAGTCTCAGAGACTCGGCGCTTCTTCCTTGCTGGCTCTTCAGGGGGAGGAGAGGAGGACTCTTGACTGTGACTGGAGGATGGAGCAAGGAGTGGGTCAATGATGGGAGAAGAGCTTGGAGGGATGGTTGCTGTCGTGACGGGAGGTTGGTGGAGTGATTCCAGAGAGATCTGATTTAAACTGGCCGAGGCTGCAATGGTCTCTAGATCATGCTGGACTTGGATGTCATATGCAGAAGTGCTCGCTATGGAAGCGGTGCTTAAACAATTTTTATACATTGAAGTAGCAGGACTAATACTCCATACTCCATTTCGTACTTGGATGTTAGCTGTTGAGTTGGGAGATGGGGACACGGTGCAGTTTGATGCGATGGAAAGAGTGCTTCCTTTTTGGGTCCGAGTCTGAGGAGTAGGTTGGTTGGCAGGGCCTTCTGAGTTGGTTGAGATGGTTCCTGTTGCAGATCCATCTTGAGATGTTGTAGTGGGCAGGGGAGTGACGACAGCTGACGTAGATAAACCACCCAACTTATCTACTGAAACAAGgcttttgtttgatatttttctCTTGGCTGCTATACACTTCTTAGGTTGGGTGGCAGGGCCTTTTGAGTTGGTTGAGATGGTTCTTGTTGCAGATCCATCTCGAGATGATGTAGTGGAACGGTGTGGCAGGGGAGTGACGACAGCTGACGTAGATAAACCACCCAACTTATCTACTGAAACAAGgcttttgtttgatatttttctCTTGGCTGCTATACACTTCTTAGGTTGGGTGGCAGGGCCTTTTGAGTTCGTTGAGATGGTTCTTGTTGCAGATCCATCTCGAGATGATGTAGTGGAACGGTGTGGCAGGGGAGTGACGACAGCTGACGTAGATAAACCACCCAACTTATTTACTGAAAAAAGgcttttgtttgatatttttttcttggctGCTATACACTTCTTAGGTTGATTGGCAGGCCCTTTTGAGTTGGTTGAGATGGTTCTTGTTGCAGATCCATCTCGAGATGATGTAGTGGAACGGTGTGGCAGGGGAGTGACGACAGCTGGCGTAGATAACCCATTCAACTCATCTACTAAAATCTTTGATCTGTTTTTCTTTGCTGCTATCCGttgtttctttaatttttcCCTCTTTGCTACATGCATTACTTGATTCCGCGTTTCTGGTGAAATGGAACAAATCAGCTCTCTTATATTTAGGGGGCATAGTTCTTTAGCATTAGTTGCAGCTGTAGGTTTACGTAAATCACTGTCAAAAAACCTTGAAGGAAGATCGCATATTGAATCTTTCCAGTCTTCAAATTTAATGTTCCAGCGTGCTTCTACGGCTTTAATGCTCTCTGCTGACACAGTCACTCGCCGCTTCCGTCGATCATTATGAGCTGCCTTCCATTTCAGAAAATCTTCCTTCCCCTTGGCAATGAGATGATACCATTTACACTGGACCTCAACAACTGATCGGTCAAAAGCTGTGTCTTGGTTCATCCGCTCAGTGATACTTGCCCAGCACACCTCACACAGTTCAATTTTGTCACTGTTTTTAAGACGAGATAACAGTATCCTGTGCTGTGCATACAGGTCCAGCAACAACATGTTTTCTTCCACTGTCCAGTTCTGCTGACATTGAGACATTTTTTGGCACCTTCACTGGAACTTTTCTTCCTAACAATCAGCCTTGCCTGTACTTGTTTCTCTATTGTTTGACCTATGGTTTGATGATACACTAAACCATACAGACTAAACTAATGCAACCATAGAGATTCAGCAAACAATCACATGCAAGGAGAGCTGTAGGAGAGTGACCCAGTTTGATGGTACTATTAAAACTAGTGCATGATGCACATGTACAAGTACAACATTGTACACACAGCTGTAATGTATTACATGTATGATGGTACCTGGCTAGCAAGTTCACACATAAACAGTACATGCAGATTAAGCAAGATTAGTGTGTACCATTTGGCCAATCAAATCACAGTATGAATATGATGACCTTTGCCTTGGTCAACTGAGTTTTAACTGATCATCATCTGTACCTCTGTGCATGGAGCAATGAACAACTTGCTCTATGCATGCTCTGTGTACCATGGTTGTACACAGAACATAGTGTACTGTCCAGTTGGTGGGAAATCCAGGTCAAAAAAACCTTCAGGCTTCAATGTGTATACTACACATGGATATGCCCAGGACATACACAGTCCAGTTGGTGGGAAATCCaggtaaaaaaaaccttcaggcTTCAATGTGTATACTACACATGGATATGCCCAGGGATAGTGTACTGTGTCACAGTACATACACAGTCCAGTTGGTGGGAAATCCaggtaaaaaaaaccttcaggcTTCAATGTGTATACTACACATGGATATGCCCAGGGATAGTGTACTTTGTCACAGTACATACACAGTCCAGTTGGTGGGAAATCCAGGTCAAAAAAACCTTCAGGCTTCAATGTGTATACTACACATGGACAttcccagggcccaatttaataaagctgttaaaggcagtggacactattggtaattactcaaaataagtgttagcataaaaccttacttggtaacaagtaatggggagaggttggtagtataaaacattgtgagaaacggctccctctgaagtaatgtggttttcgagaaagaagtaattttccacgaatttgatttagagatctcagatttagaatttgaggtcttgaaatcaagcatctgaacacaCACAACTACGCGTGACAAGCTTGTTTTTTCCAtataatattatctcgcaacttcaacgaccgattgagcccaaattttcacaggtttgttattttatgcattcgtCGAGATACaccagaagactggtctttgacaattaccaatagtgtccagtgtctttaagaagaaaATACCGGTTGACAAGtttctttgctcagcaaaattaaaatgtaacgtaaagttaatttaatttaatttaatttaatttaattttgcctggtaaactttttcttttaagcaatacttttctgtgcttagcaagtttgtgtgcttacaggctttatgatgaaagcacacaaagttgtgcgctttcagatgcttgatttcaagatctgaaattctaaatcagaggtctcaaaatcaaattcgtggaaaatttcttctttatcgaaaactacgtttcttcagagggagccgtactCACAGTgtattttactatcaacagctccccattactcgttaccaagtaggtttttatgccaataattattttgagtaattaccaatagtggccacagCGCCTTTAAATAAATGCTGGTCCGGTTAATATTGTAACCTACAATGTGGTCTTGTTGTTTTTCCCCCACAAACCGAGCCCTTCCTAAAGTGCAATACcacatcaataaaaaaaaaaaaactgaagatTTTATTGCACAGATTAATTTTTAACAATGCAAAAATGGAACATGTTCACacgtgtttttctcaaaattgttcaACTGCACACCCTCTTCTTGAACATCACAGTCACACCGAACGAAAGCTCAACAATTGCTCTAAACAACCAAATGAGGGCGGTACATATGGGTGTTgcattttttaagttatgaCTGTTCAAAAAATTCCAAttttatgtgtttttgttgGTCGCAAGCCACCGtcttgtgcaccaaagggttaacAAGGATTCACTTTAAACCCTGTGGAGTTTCAAActgctttttttcttcatttattcCTAAAGAATTAATATTCTCCTCAACCATATCCAGCAACTAAAAATGAGGCACTTATTTAACGATGAGGACACCTGTCCAAATGTCCAGCCAATTGTTAGGATGATCAGGATAAAATACAAATGTACTTTATTACCAaacatgaacaataaaatatacaaaaacacCTGGAAACTGGTCATGAATAACAGCATTGTGTttaaaacctttaaaggcaggttAACGTTTGGTAAGCACTCTAAAGATTAATGGCAATCAAAGCATTTGGCTAGAATCCTACAGCACCTCGcttttcgatagtataaagcgtaTTTCACTCTGA
This genomic stretch from Asterias amurensis chromosome 9, ASM3211899v1 harbors:
- the LOC139941744 gene encoding uncharacterized protein, with translation MSQCQQNWTVEENMLLLDLYAQHRILLSRLKNSDKIELCEVCWASITERMNQDTAFDRSVVEVQCKWYHLIAKGKEDFLKWKAAHNDRRKRRVTVSAESIKAVEARWNIKFEDWKDSICDLPSRFFDSDLRKPTAATNAKELCPLNIRELICSISPETRNQVMHVAKREKLKKQRIAAKKNRSKILVDELNGLSTPAVVTPLPHRSTTSSRDGSATRTISTNSKGPANQPKKCIAAKKKISNKSLFSVNKLGGLSTSAVVTPLPHRSTTSSRDGSATRTISTNSKGPATQPKKCIAAKRKISNKSLVSVDKLGGLSTSAVVTPLPHRSTTSSRDGSATRTISTNSKGPATQPKKCIAAKRKISNKSLVSVDKLGGLSTSAVVTPLPTTTSQDGSATGTISTNSEGPANQPTPQTRTQKGSTLSIASNCTVSPSPNSTANIQVRNGVWSISPATSMYKNCLSTASIASTSAYDIQVQHDLETIAASASLNQISLESLHQPPVTTATIPPSSSPIIDPLLAPSSSHSQESSSPPPEEPARKKRRVSETVQSQREADLRMDILQLEKDKLWLETEKLRLEIDILREQKRQMNNSL